In Neomonachus schauinslandi chromosome 6, ASM220157v2, whole genome shotgun sequence, a genomic segment contains:
- the FUT11 gene encoding alpha-(1,3)-fucosyltransferase 11 → MAAGRSRAVFAVFGVLSVCAVSGSGPVAEGETGGEAEWTEPWDGAVFRPPSALGAVGVARSPGTPRPGREEAVDLPVLLWWSPGLFPHFPGDSERIECARGACVASRDRRVRGHSRTRALLFYGTDFRASEAPLPRLAHQSWALLHEESPLNNFVLSHGPGIRLFNLTATFSRHSDYPLPLQWLPGTAYLRRAAPPLQERAEWRRRGYAPLLYLQSHCDVPADRDRYVRELMRFIPVDSYGKCLQNRELPTPRLQDTATATTEDPELLAFLSRYKFHLALENAICDDYMTEKLWRPMHLGAVPVYRGSPSVRDWMPNNHSIILIDDFESPQKLAEFIDFLDKNDEEYMKYLAYKQPGGITNQFLLDSLKHREWGVNDPLLPNYLNGFECFVCDHELARLEAEKAHAASPGDIPGPEPHIAQPSHMDCPVPTPGFGSVEEIPENDSWKEMWLQDYWQGLDQGEALTAMIHNNETKQMKFWDYLHEIFMKRNQNL, encoded by the exons ATGGCGGCGGGCCGCAGCAGGGCTGTGTTTGCCGTCTTTGGCGTGCTTAGTGTTTGTGCGGTCAGCGGCTCTGGGCCCGTGGCTGAGGGGGAGACGGGCGGGGAGGCGGAGTGGACGGAGCCTTGGGATGGTGCGGTTTTCCGGCCGCCCTCAGCGCTGGGCGCGGTGGGGGTGGCGCGCAGTCCGGGGACACCCcggccagggagggaggaggcggtGGACTTGCCGGTGCTGCTGTGGTGGAGCCCAGGGCTATTTCCCCACTTCCCTGGCGACTCGGAGCGCATCGAGTGCGCGCGCGGTGCGTGCGTGGCGTCCCGGGACCGACGGGTGCGGGGGCACTCGCGGACGCGCGCGCTGCTCTTCTACGGCACTGACTTTCGCGCGTCGGAGGCGCCCCTGCCGCGCCTGGCACATCAGAGCTGGGCGCTCCTGCACGAGGAGTCGCCCCTCAACAACTTCGTGCTGAGCCACGGTCCGGGCATCCGCCTCTTCAATCTCACTGCCACCTTCAGCCGCCATTCTGACTACCCGCTGCCGCTGCAGTGGCTGCCCGGGACCGCCTACCTGCGCCGCGCCGCGCCTCCGCTACAGGAGCGCGCGGAGTGGCGCCGTCGCGGCTACGCGCCGCTGCTCTATCTGCAGTCCCACTGCGACGTGCCTGCGGACCGGGACCGCTACGTGCGCGAGCTGATGCGTTTCATCCCG GTGGACTCCTATGGGAAATGCCTGCAAAATCGGGAGCTGCCCACTCCGCGGTTACAGGACACAGCCACAGCTACCACCGAGGATCCAGAGCTCTTGGCCTTCTTGTCTCGCTATAAGTTCCACTTGGCCCTCGAAAATGCCATCTGTGATGACTACATGACAGAAAAACTGTGGCGCCCCATGCATCTCGGGGCTGTGCCTGTGTATCGCGGCTCTCCCTCTGTGAGGGACTGGATGCCCAACAATCACTCCATCATCCTCATTGATGACTTTGAGTCACCTCAGAAGTTGGCAGAATTTATTGACTTTCTGGACAAGAATGATGAGGAATACATGAAATACTTGGCATATAAGCAACCTGGGGGCATCACCAACCAGTTCCTTCTGGATAGTCTGAAGCATCGGGAGTGGGGAGTGAATGATCCTTTGCTGCCTAACTACCTCAATGGTTTTGAGTGTTTCGTCTGTGACCATGAACTGGCTCGGCTGGAGGCCGAGAAAGCCCACGCAGCCTCTCCTGGGGACATCCCTGGCCCTGAACCTCACATTGCCCAGCCCTCACACATGGACTGCCCGGTGCCCACACCTGGCTTTGGCAGTGTGGAAGAGATTCCCGAGAATGACAG CTGGAAGGAGATGTGGCTGCAAGATTACTGGCAAGGTCTGGACCAGGGGGAAGCTCTCACTGCCATGATCCACAACAATGAGACAAAGCAGATGAAATTTTGGGATTACCTACATGAGATCTTCATGAAAAGGAACCAAAATCTCTAA